A genomic window from Syngnathus typhle isolate RoL2023-S1 ecotype Sweden linkage group LG18, RoL_Styp_1.0, whole genome shotgun sequence includes:
- the mrtfab gene encoding myocardin related transcription factor Ab isoform X5: MIMLDTNHCLSFEHSPLGSPPMGSDMDKAGLRTDHDRHVYHSLKEGGQAIAACVLQLKLQQRRTREELVSQGIMPPLKSPAAFHEQRRSLERARTEDYLKRKIRSRPERSELVRMHILEETSAEPSLQAKQLQLKRARLADDLNDKISHRPGPIELVHKNILSVCPDQHSPPESPKGAGGESSSLDEDSSDALSPDQLANHNSPLSNVPQPSPSDMLAQNGDISPTQLVTQPTPQPPPTPVVKASDSPPPLKVANGTTVTSRSPFAQLKSHTKTSSDRPLLRSKKAKDNKPKVKKLKYHQYIPPDQKADKERPPLMDSSYAKLLQQQQLFLQLQILNQQQQHYNYHTILPAPPKPAPEQPLPTNPSPSPTRTIPTTPIATLTPTSGNARQGQPSMGAAKPTTLPANLDEFKVAELKQELKLRGLTVSGTKNDLIERLRHYQEQYAGPAVLKNGASQPIHQSAATAANSAPAAGSDQQQVEGGFKVALSPLTQAFPGRVVRFGSTSSSPPVSPSPSERSLAGLSPDETSCNGDMFGEMVSSPLTQLTIHPAPQQPSNNSPLSLPLSQPKEEGKSSCSFHRSSPGSVKALEPFSVVAMDSSSMDKDQMLQEKDKQIEELTRMLRQKQRLVETLRTQLELGKMTGGVAAEREGADKKTTSPIGKPPTLIKASAIEPPVLPHGPPKVKQEAETEEAMTGVTEEAQSKRAVQPMQCSQETLFRLQQINRLQVQQVEHLNHSRTISEPKSNPQKQPEPKKESKILLQQQQQQQLQQLIIQQTQQKQLQAQQKLAQQKLAQQNQLQQGKKTQTQHKSSVQLKRVQVQIQKPAPSQSQQKKQLKAQQRQQHKQQTATVSTQQVAPVFNQPKGTQIHTQAISLDLLKAGGTLVTDTNGNHYLIALTSSATNGQNHRAPTQAKSNGRVTLQRLQSTPSKLPSTAGQSQEQKGSQGVSQPIKKEPKAELHVDTNGVPPANSCFTAPPNLQPFFDDMSDSESQSNLLFSFKGNGVNSQHMDDLFDILLKSGEISGFKANPDPSLAPLHSDPPSPTSPPSPLHLSPPSPTSPLIAPPREPCTGRLEDFLDSSTLLGVEPGSGLTLIDDLHSQMLSTGSILDHSPSPMDTSDLGFSPHSTGLDFVDAALDSMDWLDISMVGSSSGAGGGGRGGGDVGTSLTPLAPHTPPSVFSADFLDSTDLQLHLESCL; the protein is encoded by the exons ATGATTATGCTGGACACCAACCATTGCCTGTCCTTTGAACACTCCCCGTTGGGTTCTCCACCAATGGGCAGTGACATGGACAAGGCAGGATTGAGGACAGATCATGATAGACATGTCTATCATAGCCTGAAAGAAGGTGGGCAAGCCATCGCAGCATGCG TCCTCCAGCTCAAACTCCAACAGAGACGCACGCGAGAGGAGCTGGTCAGTCAAGGGATCATGCCAC CGCTAAAAAGCCCGGCAGCTTTTCATGAGCAGCGGCGGAGTCTGGAGCGTGCAAGG acTGAAGACTATCTCAAGAGGAAGATCCGAAGTCGTCCCGAGCGCTCTGAGCTGGTCAGGATGCACATTTTGGAGG AGACGTCAGCGGAGCCCTCCCTGCAGGCCAAGCAGTTGCAGCTGAAGAGAGCTCGACTCGCCGACGACCTCAACGATAAGATCTCGCACAGACCGGGTCCCATCGAACTGGTACACAAGAACATCCTGTCTGTCTGCCCTGATCAGCACTCGCCACCCG AATCTCCAAAGGGAGCTGGTGGAGAGAGCTCCTCGTTGGACGAAGATAGCAGCGATGCGCTGTCACCCGACCAGCTCGCCAATCACAATTCTCCTCTGAGTAACGTCCCGCAGCCCTCGCCCTCCGACATGCTCGCCCAGAATGGAGACATTTCCCCCACGCAG cttGTTACGCAACCCACGCCACAGCCTCCTCCTACTCCTGTGGTAAAGGCCTCCGATTCACCTCCTCCCCTCAAAGTGGCAAACGGGACCACAGTAACCTCCCGCTCACCCTTTGCGCAGCTCAAG TCTCACACTAAGACGAGTTCCGACCGTCCCCTGCTGAGATCCAAAAAAGCAAAGGACAACAAACCCAAG GTGAAGAAGCTCAAGTACCATCAGTACATCCCTCCGGACCAGAAGGCGGACAAAGAGCGTCCGCCTCTGATGGACTCGTCCTACGCCAAACTCCTCCAGCAACAGCAGCTCTTCTTACAGCTACAGATTCTcaaccagcaacaacagcacTACAACTACCACACCATCCTACCTGCGCCTCCAAA GCCAGCACCGGAGCAGCCCCTCCCGACGAACCCCAGCCCTTCCCCAACTCGCACTATTCCCACGACCCCCATCGCCACCTTAACCCCAACGAGCGGAAATGCCCGCCAGGGCCAACCGTCAATGGGAGCGGCCAAACCCACCACTTTGCCCGCCAACTTGGATGAGTTCAAA GTCGCTGAGTTAAAACAGGAACTGAAGTTGCGAGGTTTGACCGTCTCTGGCACCAAAAACGATCTAATCGAGAGGCTCCGCCACTACCAAGAGCAATACGCCGGCCCTGCGGTCTTGAAAAATGGCGCATCGCAACCCATCCATCAGAGCGCAGCCACTGCAGCTAACAGCGCTCCAGCCGCAGGCAGCGATCAGCAACAGGTTGAAGGAGGATTCAAGGTGGCTCTGTCCCCGCTGACTCAGGCTTTTCCCGGTCGAGTCGTGCGGTTTGGAAGCACCAGCTCCAGCCCGCCTGTGTCTCCTTCGCCGTCTGAACGCTCATTAGCGGGGCTGAGTCCAGATGAAACCAGTTGTAATGGAGACATGTTTGGGGAGATG gtgaGCTCTCCCCTGACTCAACTCACCATCCATCCCGCTCCCCAGCAACCATCCAACAACTCCCCTCTTTCCCTACCGCTCAGTCAGCCCAAAGAAGAAGGCAAGAGCTCATGCAGCTTCCACAGATCTTCACCCGGCTCGGTTAAGGCCTTGGAGCCTTTCTCTGTGGTAGCCATGGACTCGTCCTCTATGGACAAAGATCAAATGCTGCAGGAGAAGGATAAGCAGATTGAGGAGCTGACCCGGATGCTGAGGCAGAAGCAGAGGCTGGTGGAGACGCTCAGAACTCAGCTCGAGCTGGGAAAGATGACGGGAGGCGTGGCAGCAGAGCGGGAAGGAGCTGACAAGAAAACGACATCTCCGATTGGCAAACCTCCAACACTCATTAAAGCCTCGGCCATCGAACCCCCCGTGCTTCCTCATGGCCCGCCGAAGGTGAAGCAGGAAGCTGAGACGGAGGAAGCCATGACGGGAGTAACGGAAGAAGCCCAAAGCAAAAGAGCGGTGCAACCTATGCAGTGCTCCCAGGAGACTCTGTTCAGACTGCAGCAGATTAATCGACTGCAAGTCCAACAAGTAGAACACCTCAACCACTCGCGTACCATTTCGGAACCCAAGTCCAACCCTCAAAAGCAACCCGAGCCCAAGAAGGAATCTAAAATCctgctccagcagcagcagcaacaacaactccAGCAACTCATCATCCAGCAGACGCAGCAGAAGCAGCTGCAGGCCCAGCAGAAGTTGGCGCAGCAAAAACTGGCCCAGCAAAACCAGCTGCAACAAGGGAAGAAGACCCAAACGCAGCACAAGAGCTCAGTTCAGCTGAAGCGGGTTCAAGTGCAGATCCAGAAGCCTGCACCTAGCCAAAGccagcagaagaagcagctgaaggctcagcaacggcagcagcaCAAACAGCAGACGGCCACTGTCAGCACTCAGCAG GTGGCGCCAGTCTTCAACCAACCCAAGGGCACTCAGATTCACACTCAGGCTATTTCGTTAGACCTCCTTAAAGCCGGCGGCACGCTGGTCACCGACACCAACGGCAACCACTACTTGATCGCCCTCACCAGTAGCGCGACCAACGGTCAGAACCACCGAGCGCCCACGCAGGCCAAAAGCAACGGACGCGTCACGCTGCAG AGACTACAGTCCACTCCAAGCAAGCTGCCCAGCACTGCCGGCCAATCACAAGAGCAGAAAGGCAGCCAGGGTGTGAGCCAGCCAATCAAAAAG GAACCGAAAGCGGAGCTGCACGTGGACACCAACGGCGTCCCGCCGGCCAACTCGTGCTTCACCGCCCCTCCCAACCTGCAGCCTTTCTTCGACGACATGTCGGACAGCGAAAGCCAAAGCAACCTGCTCTTCTCCTTCAAG GGAAATGGTGTCAATTCTCAGCACATGGATGACCTCTTTGACATTCTTCTCAAGAGTGGAG AGATCTCAGGTTTTAAGGCCAACCCGGACCCGTCGCTCGCCCCGCTCCACTCGGACCCACCCTCGCCCACCTCCCCGCCGTCCCCTCTCCACCTCTCTCCTCCCTCCCCTACCTCTCCCCTCATCGCCCCACCAAGGGAGCCCTGCACAGGTCGCCTGGAGGACTTCCTGGACAGCTCCACGCTGCTCGGTGTAGAGCCAGGCAGCGGCCTGACGCTCATTGACGACCTCCACAGCCAAATGCTGAGCACCGGCAGCATCCTGGACCACTCGCCCTCCCCCATGGACACGTCCGACCTGGGCTTCTCACCCCACTCGACGGGGCTGGACTTTGTGGATGCCGCTCTGGACAGCATGGACTGGCTGGACATCTCCATGGTAGGGAGCTCCA
- the mrtfab gene encoding myocardin related transcription factor Ab isoform X3, translating into MIMLDTNHCLSFEHSPLGSPPMGSDMDKAGLRTDHDRHVYHSLKEGGQAIAACVLQLKLQQRRTREELVSQGIMPPLKSPAAFHEQRRSLERARTEDYLKRKIRSRPERSELVRMHILEETSAEPSLQAKQLQLKRARLADDLNDKISHRPGPIELVHKNILSVCPDQHSPPESPKGAGGESSSLDEDSSDALSPDQLANHNSPLSNVPQPSPSDMLAQNGDISPTQLVTQPTPQPPPTPVVKASDSPPPLKVANGTTVTSRSPFAQLKSHTKTSSDRPLLRSKKAKDNKPKVKKLKYHQYIPPDQKADKERPPLMDSSYAKLLQQQQLFLQLQILNQQQQHYNYHTILPAPPKPAPEQPLPTNPSPSPTRTIPTTPIATLTPTSGNARQGQPSMGAAKPTTLPANLDEFKVAELKQELKLRGLTVSGTKNDLIERLRHYQEQYAGPAVLKNGASQPIHQSAATAANSAPAAGSDQQQVEGGFKVALSPLTQAFPGRVVRFGSTSSSPPVSPSPSERSLAGLSPDETSCNGDMFGEMVSSPLTQLTIHPAPQQPSNNSPLSLPLSQPKEEGKSSCSFHRSSPGSVKALEPFSVVAMDSSSMDKDQMLQEKDKQIEELTRMLRQKQRLVETLRTQLELGKMTGGVAAEREGADKKTTSPIGKPPTLIKASAIEPPVLPHGPPKVKQEAETEEAMTGVTEEAQSKRAVQPMQCSQETLFRLQQINRLQVQQVEHLNHSRTISEPKSNPQKQPEPKKESKILLQQQQQQQLQQLIIQQTQQKQLQAQQKLAQQKLAQQNQLQQGKKTQTQHKSSVQLKRVQVQIQKPAPSQSQQKKQLKAQQRQQHKQQTATVSTQQVAPVFNQPKGTQIHTQAISLDLLKAGGTLVTDTNGNHYLIALTSSATNGQNHRAPTQAKSNGRVTLQRLQSTPSKLPSTAGQSQEQKGSQGVSQPIKKEPKAELHVDTNGVPPANSCFTAPPNLQPFFDDMSDSESQSNLLFSFKGNGVNSQHMDDLFDILLKSGGKKILQSHPSFLFYKTLFLLCLPKEISGFKANPDPSLAPLHSDPPSPTSPPSPLHLSPPSPTSPLIAPPREPCTGRLEDFLDSSTLLGVEPGSGLTLIDDLHSQMLSTGSILDHSPSPMDTSDLGFSPHSTGLDFVDAALDSMDWLDISMVGSSSGAGGGGRGGGDVGTSLTPLAPHTPPSVFSADFLDSTDLQLHLESCL; encoded by the exons ATGATTATGCTGGACACCAACCATTGCCTGTCCTTTGAACACTCCCCGTTGGGTTCTCCACCAATGGGCAGTGACATGGACAAGGCAGGATTGAGGACAGATCATGATAGACATGTCTATCATAGCCTGAAAGAAGGTGGGCAAGCCATCGCAGCATGCG TCCTCCAGCTCAAACTCCAACAGAGACGCACGCGAGAGGAGCTGGTCAGTCAAGGGATCATGCCAC CGCTAAAAAGCCCGGCAGCTTTTCATGAGCAGCGGCGGAGTCTGGAGCGTGCAAGG acTGAAGACTATCTCAAGAGGAAGATCCGAAGTCGTCCCGAGCGCTCTGAGCTGGTCAGGATGCACATTTTGGAGG AGACGTCAGCGGAGCCCTCCCTGCAGGCCAAGCAGTTGCAGCTGAAGAGAGCTCGACTCGCCGACGACCTCAACGATAAGATCTCGCACAGACCGGGTCCCATCGAACTGGTACACAAGAACATCCTGTCTGTCTGCCCTGATCAGCACTCGCCACCCG AATCTCCAAAGGGAGCTGGTGGAGAGAGCTCCTCGTTGGACGAAGATAGCAGCGATGCGCTGTCACCCGACCAGCTCGCCAATCACAATTCTCCTCTGAGTAACGTCCCGCAGCCCTCGCCCTCCGACATGCTCGCCCAGAATGGAGACATTTCCCCCACGCAG cttGTTACGCAACCCACGCCACAGCCTCCTCCTACTCCTGTGGTAAAGGCCTCCGATTCACCTCCTCCCCTCAAAGTGGCAAACGGGACCACAGTAACCTCCCGCTCACCCTTTGCGCAGCTCAAG TCTCACACTAAGACGAGTTCCGACCGTCCCCTGCTGAGATCCAAAAAAGCAAAGGACAACAAACCCAAG GTGAAGAAGCTCAAGTACCATCAGTACATCCCTCCGGACCAGAAGGCGGACAAAGAGCGTCCGCCTCTGATGGACTCGTCCTACGCCAAACTCCTCCAGCAACAGCAGCTCTTCTTACAGCTACAGATTCTcaaccagcaacaacagcacTACAACTACCACACCATCCTACCTGCGCCTCCAAA GCCAGCACCGGAGCAGCCCCTCCCGACGAACCCCAGCCCTTCCCCAACTCGCACTATTCCCACGACCCCCATCGCCACCTTAACCCCAACGAGCGGAAATGCCCGCCAGGGCCAACCGTCAATGGGAGCGGCCAAACCCACCACTTTGCCCGCCAACTTGGATGAGTTCAAA GTCGCTGAGTTAAAACAGGAACTGAAGTTGCGAGGTTTGACCGTCTCTGGCACCAAAAACGATCTAATCGAGAGGCTCCGCCACTACCAAGAGCAATACGCCGGCCCTGCGGTCTTGAAAAATGGCGCATCGCAACCCATCCATCAGAGCGCAGCCACTGCAGCTAACAGCGCTCCAGCCGCAGGCAGCGATCAGCAACAGGTTGAAGGAGGATTCAAGGTGGCTCTGTCCCCGCTGACTCAGGCTTTTCCCGGTCGAGTCGTGCGGTTTGGAAGCACCAGCTCCAGCCCGCCTGTGTCTCCTTCGCCGTCTGAACGCTCATTAGCGGGGCTGAGTCCAGATGAAACCAGTTGTAATGGAGACATGTTTGGGGAGATG gtgaGCTCTCCCCTGACTCAACTCACCATCCATCCCGCTCCCCAGCAACCATCCAACAACTCCCCTCTTTCCCTACCGCTCAGTCAGCCCAAAGAAGAAGGCAAGAGCTCATGCAGCTTCCACAGATCTTCACCCGGCTCGGTTAAGGCCTTGGAGCCTTTCTCTGTGGTAGCCATGGACTCGTCCTCTATGGACAAAGATCAAATGCTGCAGGAGAAGGATAAGCAGATTGAGGAGCTGACCCGGATGCTGAGGCAGAAGCAGAGGCTGGTGGAGACGCTCAGAACTCAGCTCGAGCTGGGAAAGATGACGGGAGGCGTGGCAGCAGAGCGGGAAGGAGCTGACAAGAAAACGACATCTCCGATTGGCAAACCTCCAACACTCATTAAAGCCTCGGCCATCGAACCCCCCGTGCTTCCTCATGGCCCGCCGAAGGTGAAGCAGGAAGCTGAGACGGAGGAAGCCATGACGGGAGTAACGGAAGAAGCCCAAAGCAAAAGAGCGGTGCAACCTATGCAGTGCTCCCAGGAGACTCTGTTCAGACTGCAGCAGATTAATCGACTGCAAGTCCAACAAGTAGAACACCTCAACCACTCGCGTACCATTTCGGAACCCAAGTCCAACCCTCAAAAGCAACCCGAGCCCAAGAAGGAATCTAAAATCctgctccagcagcagcagcaacaacaactccAGCAACTCATCATCCAGCAGACGCAGCAGAAGCAGCTGCAGGCCCAGCAGAAGTTGGCGCAGCAAAAACTGGCCCAGCAAAACCAGCTGCAACAAGGGAAGAAGACCCAAACGCAGCACAAGAGCTCAGTTCAGCTGAAGCGGGTTCAAGTGCAGATCCAGAAGCCTGCACCTAGCCAAAGccagcagaagaagcagctgaaggctcagcaacggcagcagcaCAAACAGCAGACGGCCACTGTCAGCACTCAGCAG GTGGCGCCAGTCTTCAACCAACCCAAGGGCACTCAGATTCACACTCAGGCTATTTCGTTAGACCTCCTTAAAGCCGGCGGCACGCTGGTCACCGACACCAACGGCAACCACTACTTGATCGCCCTCACCAGTAGCGCGACCAACGGTCAGAACCACCGAGCGCCCACGCAGGCCAAAAGCAACGGACGCGTCACGCTGCAG AGACTACAGTCCACTCCAAGCAAGCTGCCCAGCACTGCCGGCCAATCACAAGAGCAGAAAGGCAGCCAGGGTGTGAGCCAGCCAATCAAAAAG GAACCGAAAGCGGAGCTGCACGTGGACACCAACGGCGTCCCGCCGGCCAACTCGTGCTTCACCGCCCCTCCCAACCTGCAGCCTTTCTTCGACGACATGTCGGACAGCGAAAGCCAAAGCAACCTGCTCTTCTCCTTCAAG GGAAATGGTGTCAATTCTCAGCACATGGATGACCTCTTTGACATTCTTCTCAAGAGTGGAGGTAAGAAAATATTGCAATCACACcctagttttttattttataaaacgCTTTTCCTTTTGTGTCTTCCAAAAGAGATCTCAGGTTTTAAGGCCAACCCGGACCCGTCGCTCGCCCCGCTCCACTCGGACCCACCCTCGCCCACCTCCCCGCCGTCCCCTCTCCACCTCTCTCCTCCCTCCCCTACCTCTCCCCTCATCGCCCCACCAAGGGAGCCCTGCACAGGTCGCCTGGAGGACTTCCTGGACAGCTCCACGCTGCTCGGTGTAGAGCCAGGCAGCGGCCTGACGCTCATTGACGACCTCCACAGCCAAATGCTGAGCACCGGCAGCATCCTGGACCACTCGCCCTCCCCCATGGACACGTCCGACCTGGGCTTCTCACCCCACTCGACGGGGCTGGACTTTGTGGATGCCGCTCTGGACAGCATGGACTGGCTGGACATCTCCATGGTAGGGAGCTCCA
- the mrtfab gene encoding myocardin related transcription factor Ab isoform X1, with amino-acid sequence MIMLDTNHCLSFEHSPLGSPPMGSDMDKAGLRTDHDRHVYHSLKEGGQAIAACVLQLKLQQRRTREELVSQGIMPPLKSPAAFHEQRRSLERARTEDYLKRKIRSRPERSELVRMHILEETSAEPSLQAKQLQLKRARLADDLNDKISHRPGPIELVHKNILSVCPDQHSPPESPKGAGGESSSLDEDSSDALSPDQLANHNSPLSNVPQPSPSDMLAQNGDISPTQLVTQPTPQPPPTPVVKASDSPPPLKVANGTTVTSRSPFAQLKSHTKTSSDRPLLRSKKAKDNKPKVKKLKYHQYIPPDQKADKERPPLMDSSYAKLLQQQQLFLQLQILNQQQQHYNYHTILPAPPKPAPEQPLPTNPSPSPTRTIPTTPIATLTPTSGNARQGQPSMGAAKPTTLPANLDEFKVAELKQELKLRGLTVSGTKNDLIERLRHYQEQYAGPAVLKNGASQPIHQSAATAANSAPAAGSDQQQVEGGFKVALSPLTQAFPGRVVRFGSTSSSPPVSPSPSERSLAGLSPDETSCNGDMFGEMVSSPLTQLTIHPAPQQPSNNSPLSLPLSQPKEEGKSSCSFHRSSPGSVKALEPFSVVAMDSSSMDKDQMLQEKDKQIEELTRMLRQKQRLVETLRTQLELGKMTGGVAAEREGADKKTTSPIGKPPTLIKASAIEPPVLPHGPPKVKQEAETEEAMTGVTEEAQSKRAVQPMQCSQETLFRLQQINRLQVQQVEHLNHSRTISEPKSNPQKQPEPKKESKILLQQQQQQQLQQLIIQQTQQKQLQAQQKLAQQKLAQQNQLQQGKKTQTQHKSSVQLKRVQVQIQKPAPSQSQQKKQLKAQQRQQHKQQTATVSTQQVAPVFNQPKGTQIHTQAISLDLLKAGGTLVTDTNGNHYLIALTSSATNGQNHRAPTQAKSNGRVTLQRLQSTPSKLPSTAGQSQEQKGSQGVSQPIKKEPKAELHVDTNGVPPANSCFTAPPNLQPFFDDMSDSESQSNLLFSFKTEGVCPPYDRHTLFTPPSPKPNTSLPTKRSKGNGVNSQHMDDLFDILLKSGEISGFKANPDPSLAPLHSDPPSPTSPPSPLHLSPPSPTSPLIAPPREPCTGRLEDFLDSSTLLGVEPGSGLTLIDDLHSQMLSTGSILDHSPSPMDTSDLGFSPHSTGLDFVDAALDSMDWLDISMVGSSSGAGGGGRGGGDVGTSLTPLAPHTPPSVFSADFLDSTDLQLHLESCL; translated from the exons ATGATTATGCTGGACACCAACCATTGCCTGTCCTTTGAACACTCCCCGTTGGGTTCTCCACCAATGGGCAGTGACATGGACAAGGCAGGATTGAGGACAGATCATGATAGACATGTCTATCATAGCCTGAAAGAAGGTGGGCAAGCCATCGCAGCATGCG TCCTCCAGCTCAAACTCCAACAGAGACGCACGCGAGAGGAGCTGGTCAGTCAAGGGATCATGCCAC CGCTAAAAAGCCCGGCAGCTTTTCATGAGCAGCGGCGGAGTCTGGAGCGTGCAAGG acTGAAGACTATCTCAAGAGGAAGATCCGAAGTCGTCCCGAGCGCTCTGAGCTGGTCAGGATGCACATTTTGGAGG AGACGTCAGCGGAGCCCTCCCTGCAGGCCAAGCAGTTGCAGCTGAAGAGAGCTCGACTCGCCGACGACCTCAACGATAAGATCTCGCACAGACCGGGTCCCATCGAACTGGTACACAAGAACATCCTGTCTGTCTGCCCTGATCAGCACTCGCCACCCG AATCTCCAAAGGGAGCTGGTGGAGAGAGCTCCTCGTTGGACGAAGATAGCAGCGATGCGCTGTCACCCGACCAGCTCGCCAATCACAATTCTCCTCTGAGTAACGTCCCGCAGCCCTCGCCCTCCGACATGCTCGCCCAGAATGGAGACATTTCCCCCACGCAG cttGTTACGCAACCCACGCCACAGCCTCCTCCTACTCCTGTGGTAAAGGCCTCCGATTCACCTCCTCCCCTCAAAGTGGCAAACGGGACCACAGTAACCTCCCGCTCACCCTTTGCGCAGCTCAAG TCTCACACTAAGACGAGTTCCGACCGTCCCCTGCTGAGATCCAAAAAAGCAAAGGACAACAAACCCAAG GTGAAGAAGCTCAAGTACCATCAGTACATCCCTCCGGACCAGAAGGCGGACAAAGAGCGTCCGCCTCTGATGGACTCGTCCTACGCCAAACTCCTCCAGCAACAGCAGCTCTTCTTACAGCTACAGATTCTcaaccagcaacaacagcacTACAACTACCACACCATCCTACCTGCGCCTCCAAA GCCAGCACCGGAGCAGCCCCTCCCGACGAACCCCAGCCCTTCCCCAACTCGCACTATTCCCACGACCCCCATCGCCACCTTAACCCCAACGAGCGGAAATGCCCGCCAGGGCCAACCGTCAATGGGAGCGGCCAAACCCACCACTTTGCCCGCCAACTTGGATGAGTTCAAA GTCGCTGAGTTAAAACAGGAACTGAAGTTGCGAGGTTTGACCGTCTCTGGCACCAAAAACGATCTAATCGAGAGGCTCCGCCACTACCAAGAGCAATACGCCGGCCCTGCGGTCTTGAAAAATGGCGCATCGCAACCCATCCATCAGAGCGCAGCCACTGCAGCTAACAGCGCTCCAGCCGCAGGCAGCGATCAGCAACAGGTTGAAGGAGGATTCAAGGTGGCTCTGTCCCCGCTGACTCAGGCTTTTCCCGGTCGAGTCGTGCGGTTTGGAAGCACCAGCTCCAGCCCGCCTGTGTCTCCTTCGCCGTCTGAACGCTCATTAGCGGGGCTGAGTCCAGATGAAACCAGTTGTAATGGAGACATGTTTGGGGAGATG gtgaGCTCTCCCCTGACTCAACTCACCATCCATCCCGCTCCCCAGCAACCATCCAACAACTCCCCTCTTTCCCTACCGCTCAGTCAGCCCAAAGAAGAAGGCAAGAGCTCATGCAGCTTCCACAGATCTTCACCCGGCTCGGTTAAGGCCTTGGAGCCTTTCTCTGTGGTAGCCATGGACTCGTCCTCTATGGACAAAGATCAAATGCTGCAGGAGAAGGATAAGCAGATTGAGGAGCTGACCCGGATGCTGAGGCAGAAGCAGAGGCTGGTGGAGACGCTCAGAACTCAGCTCGAGCTGGGAAAGATGACGGGAGGCGTGGCAGCAGAGCGGGAAGGAGCTGACAAGAAAACGACATCTCCGATTGGCAAACCTCCAACACTCATTAAAGCCTCGGCCATCGAACCCCCCGTGCTTCCTCATGGCCCGCCGAAGGTGAAGCAGGAAGCTGAGACGGAGGAAGCCATGACGGGAGTAACGGAAGAAGCCCAAAGCAAAAGAGCGGTGCAACCTATGCAGTGCTCCCAGGAGACTCTGTTCAGACTGCAGCAGATTAATCGACTGCAAGTCCAACAAGTAGAACACCTCAACCACTCGCGTACCATTTCGGAACCCAAGTCCAACCCTCAAAAGCAACCCGAGCCCAAGAAGGAATCTAAAATCctgctccagcagcagcagcaacaacaactccAGCAACTCATCATCCAGCAGACGCAGCAGAAGCAGCTGCAGGCCCAGCAGAAGTTGGCGCAGCAAAAACTGGCCCAGCAAAACCAGCTGCAACAAGGGAAGAAGACCCAAACGCAGCACAAGAGCTCAGTTCAGCTGAAGCGGGTTCAAGTGCAGATCCAGAAGCCTGCACCTAGCCAAAGccagcagaagaagcagctgaaggctcagcaacggcagcagcaCAAACAGCAGACGGCCACTGTCAGCACTCAGCAG GTGGCGCCAGTCTTCAACCAACCCAAGGGCACTCAGATTCACACTCAGGCTATTTCGTTAGACCTCCTTAAAGCCGGCGGCACGCTGGTCACCGACACCAACGGCAACCACTACTTGATCGCCCTCACCAGTAGCGCGACCAACGGTCAGAACCACCGAGCGCCCACGCAGGCCAAAAGCAACGGACGCGTCACGCTGCAG AGACTACAGTCCACTCCAAGCAAGCTGCCCAGCACTGCCGGCCAATCACAAGAGCAGAAAGGCAGCCAGGGTGTGAGCCAGCCAATCAAAAAG GAACCGAAAGCGGAGCTGCACGTGGACACCAACGGCGTCCCGCCGGCCAACTCGTGCTTCACCGCCCCTCCCAACCTGCAGCCTTTCTTCGACGACATGTCGGACAGCGAAAGCCAAAGCAACCTGCTCTTCTCCTTCAAG ACAGAGGGGGTGTGTCCGCCTTACGACCGACACACTCTGTTTACTCCTCCCTCCCCCAAACCCAACACCTCTCTTCCGACAAAGCGCTCCAAA GGAAATGGTGTCAATTCTCAGCACATGGATGACCTCTTTGACATTCTTCTCAAGAGTGGAG AGATCTCAGGTTTTAAGGCCAACCCGGACCCGTCGCTCGCCCCGCTCCACTCGGACCCACCCTCGCCCACCTCCCCGCCGTCCCCTCTCCACCTCTCTCCTCCCTCCCCTACCTCTCCCCTCATCGCCCCACCAAGGGAGCCCTGCACAGGTCGCCTGGAGGACTTCCTGGACAGCTCCACGCTGCTCGGTGTAGAGCCAGGCAGCGGCCTGACGCTCATTGACGACCTCCACAGCCAAATGCTGAGCACCGGCAGCATCCTGGACCACTCGCCCTCCCCCATGGACACGTCCGACCTGGGCTTCTCACCCCACTCGACGGGGCTGGACTTTGTGGATGCCGCTCTGGACAGCATGGACTGGCTGGACATCTCCATGGTAGGGAGCTCCA